Genomic DNA from Mycobacteriales bacterium:
CTGCTCGCGGGCGGGGACGTGTCGGGCTACCAGGCGTTGCGCGAGCCGCACGTGCGCGAGATGACGCGGCTGTCCCTGCTGCTCGGGGGGTTGCTGTCGGCCCGGCGGGGGGCGACCGTGCGCGACCGGGTCCTGGCGGGGGCGTTCGCGGCACCGGTGCTCGGCCCGTGGCTCGCCCGCGGCGGCCCGCGCCCTACCGACAGCGGCGTCCTCGACCTGTGACCGCCTGCCCGGCCCTGGACCCCCTCCCCCCTTCACCCCCGCTTGTACGCGGGTGTCGGCGCTACCGGGGCCTCGTAGCGCCGACAGCGGCGTACAAGCGGGGGGTTGGAGGGGGTTGGAGGGGGGTCCGCGGGGGCGGGCGGGGGCGGGCGGGTCAGCGGGGGGCGAGGGCGACGCGGGCGACGACGGCGGCGAGCTCGGCGGGGCGGTCCTCCTGCAGGAAGTGCCCGCCGCCGGTGATGACGACGTGCTCCTGACCGGCCGTCCCGGCGATCCGCCCGATCAGCCCCTTCTCGGCACCGGCGGTGATGGGATCGCGATCGGAGAAGGCGCACACGAAGGGCTTGTCGAACGCCGCGAGCCCCTCCCACGAGGCCTGGTTCGCCGGCGTCGCCGGGTCCTCGAGGGTCTGCGGGATGAGGCCGGGGAAGGCCCGCGCCCCGGCCTTGGACTCCGGCGTCGGGAACGGCGCCTCGTAGGCCGCCTGGTCCTCAGGCGACAGCCCGTCCGCGCAGCCCGACGCGACCAGGAAGCCGATCGGCAGGTCGGGGGTGCGGACCACGAAGTCGTGGAACTGCCACCACGCGTCCGGCAGCCGCCGCGTCCCGTCGGGCAGCCCGGTGTTGGCGGCGACGACGGCCGCGAAGCGGGCCGGGTGCTCGCCGACGAGCCGCAGCCCGATCAGGCCGCCCCAGTCCTGGCAGACGAGCGTGACGTCACGCAGGTCGAGCGCGTCGAAGAGCACCGAGCGGGTCCACTCGACGTGGCGGGCGTAGGTGTAGTCCTCCATCGACGTCGGCTTGTCGGAGCGACCGAAGCCGATCAGGTCCGGGATGACGACGCGGCAGCCGGCGTCGAGCAGCGGCTGCACCATCCCGCGGTAGAGGTAGCCCCACGACGGCTCGCCGTGCAGCATCAGCACGACGGGACCGTCCCCCTCGTCGACGTAGCCCATCGTCAGCCCGTCGGAGGTCTGCGCGAAGCGAGCCTCCCAGGGGTACGACGAAAACGGCCCGAGGGCGGGGGTGCTGACGACGTCCATGCGCGGAACCTAGCTGCGGGCTGCGACCCAGAGCGTGAGGTCGAACGGCTCGGTGACGACACCGTCGGGGAACTGCTCGACCAGCACGGCCTCGACAGCCGCGACCAGCGCCTCGGTGTCCCGAGCCTCCTGGACGTAGGACTTCGAGCGCAGCCACCGCAGGTAGAGCGGCACGTCGAGCTGCCGCTCCCACGACGTCGCCCATCGCGTCACGGGACCCGGCCAGCCGGCGGCCACCAGCTCGGCGCCGCGGTCGCGCACCCGGTAGCCGCGGCGGTAGGCCGGGTTGGCCGCCTCGATCAGCGCCTCCTGCGCGTCGAACCACGCCTGCCCGGTCGCGGCCGCTTCGTTCCACCAGACCGCGAGGTGACCGCCGGGCCGCAGGACCCGCAGCACCTCGGGGACGGCTGTGTCGAGGGAGACCCAGTGCCACATCTGCGCGCCGGTGACGACGTCGAAGGACGCGTCGGCGAAGGACAGCGCCTCGGCGCGGGCGACCACCGCGGGGATCCCCAGCTTCGTGACCGCGCGGCCCAGCATCCGCGGACCAAGGTCGGACCCGACCACCGACGCGGCCCGCGACAGCAGCCCCGGGGTGGCGAGCCCCGTCCCCGTCCCGAGCTCCAGCACGTCACCGCCGGCGAGGCCAAGGATCTCGTCGTACACCTTGTCGGGGTAGGTCGGTCGGGCTGCGTCGTAGTCGTCGACGACCGCCTCGAAGGCGGTCGGCGAGCCCGGCTGGGTCATCGCTTCCAGGCGACCGCGTCCCCGGCGTCGACGGCCGGCGCGGAGAGGTTGAGGCGGGTGAAGGCCAGCGCCTCGGCGAGGTCGGCCTCGCGCTCGGCGCGGTCCTCGCAGCGGCGGGTGTTGATCTCGACGACCACGAGGCCGTCGAAGTCGCGCTCCGCAAGCCCCTCCAGCAGCTGCGCGCAGGGCTGGGTGCCGCGGCCCGGGACGAGGTGCTCGTCGCGCGCGGAGCCGTTGCCGTCAGCGATGTGGACGTGCTGCAGCCGGTCGCCCATGAGGTCGGCCATCGCCAGCGCGTCGGACTGCGAGACCGAGGTGTGGGACAGGTCGAGGGTGAAGTGCGGGAAGTCCTCGGTGGTCGGGTCCCAGTCGGGGGCGTACGGCGTGACCTCCCGACCGCGGGCACGCAGCGGGAACATGTTCTCCACCGCGAAGTGCACGTCGGTCTCGTTGCGCATCTCCTGGATGCCGCCGACGAACTGCCGGGCGTACTCCCGCTGCCAGCGGAACGGCGGGTGGACCACGACGGTCTCCGCACCGAGCTCCTCGGCGACGTCCTTGGCCTTGACGAGCTTGGCCCACGGGTCGGTCCCCCAGACCCGCTGGGTGATGACGAGGCAGGGCGCGTGCAGGGCCAGGATCTTCACGCCGTGGTAGTCCGACAGCCGCCTGAGCGCGGTCGGGTCCTGGCTGACGGGGTCGGTCCAGACCATGACCTCGACGCCGTCGTAGCCCAGGTGCGCGGCCATCTCGAAGGCGGCCGCGGTGGACTCGGGGTAGACGCTCGCCGTCGCCAGCGCGACGCGTGCCGGAGGCACGGTCGGTAGCGGCGCGTCGGGGCGGGTCATCGTGGTGACGACCCTAGGCGCCCGGGCCCGGTCGCGCGCGGGCCGCACGGTTCACCCGTCGGCCACGAGAGGCTCACCCGCCGGCCAGCCAGTCCAGGCGGCGCAGGATGACGCCCTCGCGCAGCGCCCACGGGCACACCTCGACCACCGCGAGGTCCAGCGCGACGAGCGCCTCGTGGGCGACGAGCGCGCCGGCCAGCAGCTGGTGGGCCCGGCCCGCGGACACCCCCGGCAGCAGGACACGGTCCCCCGCGGGCGTGACCGACAGCCGGTCCACGATGCCGGAGAGGCCGTCGCGGGAGAGCCTCCGGCGTACGCGTGGCCCGTGGGCGCTCGGGGCCGCGCCGTCGAGGCGCGCGAGCGAGCGGAAGGTCTTGGAGGTGACGACGCCGCGGTCGGGCGGGCCGGCGGCGAGCAGCCGGGGGGCTTGTGCGCGCAGCGACTCCCGGACGTGGTCGCGGGCGGCGGCGAGGTCCTTGCGGGTCGGCGGGTCACCGGGCAGCAGGTCGCGGGTGAGCCGCCCCGCGCCGAGCGGCAGCGAGACCGCGACGTCGGGCTCCTCGTCGATGCCGCCGGCGAGCTCGAGCGACCCGCCGCCGATGTCGAGGCAGAGCAGCCGGCCCGCCGACCAGCCGAACCACCGGCGCACCGCGAGGAAGGTCAGCCGCGCCTCGTCCTCGCCGGGCAGCACCAGCAGGTCGACACCGGTCTCGGCGCGCACGGTCGCGAGGACCTCGGCGCTGTCGGTCGCGTCGCGCACCGCAGAGGTCGCAAAGGCGACCAGGTCCTCGACGCCCTCCGCCTCGGCCTCGGTGCGGGCCAGGTCGACCGCGTCGACGAGCACCTCGGTGCCGTGGTCGCCGAGGCTGCCGTCGGGTCGCAGCAGCTCGGCCAGCCGCAGCTCGGACTTGTGGCTGCGGACCGGGTCGGGATGACCGCCCTGGTGCGCGTCGACGACGAGCAGGTGGACGGTGTTCGACCCGACGTCGAGCACCCCGAGCCTCATACGAGCGCAGGCTAGCCTCGCGGACGTGCCGACCGAGCTGGGGATGCCCACGACCCGCGAAGTGACGCTCGACTTCCCCCGCTCGTGGGTCGAGTTCGTCGACCCGGCCGACCCCGAGCACTGGGTCCGCGCCGACCTCACCTGGCTGCTGTCGTCGTGGACCTGCGTCTACGGCACGTCGTGCCAGGGCGTCGAGGAGGGGCGCGCCTCCGACGGCTGCTGCAGCCACGGCGCCTTCTACTCCGACACCGAGGACGAGGAGCGGGTCGAGGGCTTCGCAGCTCGGCTGAAGAAGAAGCACTGGCAGTACGCCGACGTCGGCCGGGCCCAGGGCATCTCCCAGGTCGACGAGCTCGACGGGGAGCCGGCCCGCAAGACCCGCCGCGTCGACGGGGCGTGCGTCTTCCTCAACCGTCCCGGGTTCGCCGGCGGCGAGGGCTGCGCCCTGCACGGGCTCGCGGTCCGCGAGGGCCTGCACCCGCTCGAGACCAAGCCCGACGTCTGCTGGCAGCTGCCGGTGCGGCGCTCCCAGGACTGGGTCGACCGGCCAGACGAGACCCGGGTCCTGGTGTCGACGATCGGCGAGTTCGACCGGCGCGGGTGGGGACCGGGCGGGCACGACCTGCACTGGTGGTGCACCGGCTCGCCCGCGGCCCACGTCGGCGCGGACGCGCTCTACCTCACCTACGGCCCGGAGCTGGTCGCCCTGCTGGGGCAGCCCGCGTACGACGAGCTCGCGCGGCTGTGCGCCTCGGCCTCGGCGGGGGTGGCCGTCCACCCCGCGACGCTGGCTGCGGAGTCGGCGCTGTAGCGCGCTACGCCTCGAACTTGTAGCCGAGGCCCCTCACGGTGACGAGGTGGCGGGGCGTGCCCGGGTCGGCCTCGACCTTGGCGCGCAGGCGCTTGACGTGGACGTCGAGGGTCTTGGTGTCACCGACGTAGTCGGCGCCCCAGACCCGGTCGATCAGCGTGCCGCGGGTGAGGACGCGGCCGGCGTTGCGCAGCAGCAGCTCGAGCAGCTCGAACTCCTTCAGCGGCATCGCGACCTCCGACCCGCGGACCGTGACGACGTGGCGGTCGACGTCCATCCGGACCGGACCGGCCTCGAGGGCGGTCGAGGCGTCGGCGGTGTCGGTGCCGGCACCGCGCCGGCGCAGGACCGCGCGGACCCGGGCGACGAGCTCTCGGGAGGAGAAGGGCTTCGTGACGTAGTCGTCGGCGCCGAGCTCGAGCCCGACCACCTTGTCGACCTCGGAGTCGCGCGCGGTCAGCATGATGACCGGCACCGACGAGACCGCCCGCAGCTGGCGGCAGACCTCGGTGCCGGACAGCCCGGGCAGCATGAGGTCGAGCAGCACGATGTCGGCGCCGCCGCGGTCGAACTCCGCGAGCGCCTCCGGTCCGGTCGGGGCGACGACGACCTCGAAGCCCTCCTGCTTGAGCAGGTAGGACAGCGGGTCGCTGATCGACTCCTCGTCCTCGACGACCAGGACGCGCGTCATCGGGCGCGACCGGACGACGGCCGACGGGACAGTGCGGTCATGCGAGAGCCTCCTTGGTGGCCGCGGCAGGCAGCCGCAGCGTGAACGTGGACCCGGAGCCCTCGACGCTCCAGACGCTGACCTCGCCACCGTGGTTGGTGGCGACGTGCTTGACGATGGCGAGCCCGAGCCCGGTGCCGCCGGTGGCCCGGGAGCGGGCCGGGTCTGCGCGGTAGAACCGCTCGAAGACCCGCTCGAGGTCCTTCTCCGCGATCCCGATGCCCTGGTCGGTCACCGACACCTCAACCTCGCCGGCCCGGCCGCGCACGCCGACGGCGACGCGGGTGCGCTCCGGGGAGTAGGCAACGGCGTTGTCGATAAGGTTGCCGACGGCGGTGACGAGCTGCGACTCCGACCCGAGGACCGCGAGGCCCGGGTCGCCGCCGCGCACGACCTCGATGCCCTTGGCGGACGCGGCGGTGCGGCAGCGGTCGACGGCCTCGGCGACGACGAGGTCGACCGACACCGAGGTCGCCTCGGGCAGCGGGTCGGCGCCCTGCAGCCGCGACAGGTCGATGAGCTCCTGCACCAGCCGGCCCAGCCGCCCGGCCTCGACGGTCACGCGTCCGGCGAAGCGGCGTACGGCCTCCGGGTCGCCGGAGGCGTCCGACAGCGCCTCGGCGAGCAGCGACATCGCGCCGACGGGGGTCTTCAGCTCGTGGCTGACGTTGGCGACGAAGTCGCGCCTGACGGCCTCGACGCGGCGGGCCTCGGTGACGTCCTCGACGAGCAGCGCGACGTGGCCGTCGGCGCCGACGGGGGCGAGCCGCACCCGCACGGCCTCGGGGACGCGGCCGAGGCGGTGCGCCGCGAGCTCCACCACGGCCTCGCGGGCGACGCCGTCGGCACGCGTCTCACGGACCATCCGGCGCAGCTCGGCGACGGGGATCCGGCTGTCGCGCACGACCCCGAGCTCGATGGCGGTGGGGTTCGCGACGACCACCTCGTCGGCGCTGTCGAGCACCGCGACCGCGACCGGCAGCGCATCGATGACCTCGCTGGACGACGGCCCGGACGGGACCGGTGGGGCGGGCACGGCCGGCAGCGCCGCGCGGGACCGGGCCCGGGCGAGCGCCAGCCCGAGGACGACTCCGAGCAGCACGCCCAGCACGATCCCCGTGATCAGCACACGGGCGATGCTAGGTGCGTCGTACACCCTCGAGGTGAACGACGAGCGTGCGCCCGACCCGATGTTCACCTGCCGGACGCCGAGGCTTCACGTCCTGCGCGGAGGGATGCTCCCGTCGGGGATAGCCTCATCCCATGCGCGACGCCTACCACGACGAGCTCGATGCCATCTCCGCCTCACTGGTGGAGATGGCCCGGATGGCCGGGTCGGCCATGAGCAAGGCGACGACCGCCCTGCTCGACGCCGACCTGCAGCTGGCGGAGATGGTCATCACCGCCGACGAGCAGATCGACGAGCTCTACCGCGCGACCGAGGAGCGGGCCTTCGACGTCATGGCCCGCCAGCAGCCGGTCGCGTCCGACCTGCGGATGCTGGTGACCAGCCTGCGGATGGTCGCCGACCTCGAGCGGATGGGCGACCTCGCGCTGCACGTCGCGAAGATCGCGCGCCGCCGCTACCCCGCGAGCGCGGTGCCGCCGGAGCTGCGCGAGACCGTCCTGCGGATGGGCCACGCCGCCGAGGAGATCGTCGCGAAGGCCGGCACCGTCATCGCCCGCCGCGACGTGGACATGGCGGCCGAGCTCGAGGCCGACGACGACGTCATGGACTCGCTGCACCGCAAGCTGTTCGAGACGATCCTGCACGACGACTGGCCCGGTGGCATCGAGGCCGCGATCGACATCACCCTCGCGGGTCGCTACTACGAGCGCTTCGCCGACCACGCCGTCTCGGTTGCCCGCCGCGTCGTCTACCTCGTGACGGGCGAGCGCGTCACGTCCTGAGCTCAGCCGCGGTCGACCTTCTCGGGGCCCTTCCCGACGAAGCGCTCCACGAAGGCCTCCAGCGCGTCGGGCTCGAGACCGGGGCACAGCAGCCGCTGCTCCCAGGCGGTCGCGGCGAACCGCACCGGCAGCGACGGCCGCTCGACGAGCAGGACGTCCTCGGGGTTGTCGCGCTGGATCGCCAGCAGGGCGTCGACGTCGGACGCGGTCGCCCCGGGCCCGTACCAGAGCACGACGTAGCCGTGCTCGAGCGAGTGCACGAGCAGTCCGTCGACCGGCGCGCGCGCAGCCGTGAAAGCACCGGCGCGGGCGGCGTCGGCGAGGTGGTCGCCGCCTGCCGGGGGGTTGACGGCGTACGACGGGGAGGCCACGTGCCCGGAGCCCTTCGTCCGGTCGGCCTGCTGGTCCCGCACGCAGGACCCGGCGACGAGGCGCGCATCCAGGGCGTCGGCGCGCCGCTCGGTGACGACGAGGTAGGCCGCACCGGCGGCGAGCACGACGACCAGCAGCCCGATGGTGAGCGCGGCGACCTTGCGGCGCTGGGCCCGCTCGGCCTGCTCCGCCGCGGTCCGCGCAGCCTCGCGGGCCGCCGCCTCCTCACGGCGGCGGGCGTTCTTGCCGGCCACTAGCGGCCCTGGTTCTTCACGGCCTCCGCCGCAGCCGCGGCCGCCTCCGGGTCGAGGTACGTGCCGCCCTTGACCAGGGGCTTGAGGTCGTCGTCGTCGAGGTCGTAGCGCAGCGGCTGACCGGTCGGGATGTTGAGGTCGACGACCTCGGCCTCGGACAGGCCGTCGAGGTGCTTCACCAGCGCCCGCAGGCTGTTGCCATGGGCGGCCACGAGCACCGTCTCGCGGGCTCGCAGGTCGGGCACGATCGCGTCGTACCAGTAGGGCAGCAGCCGGTCGACGACGTCGGCGAGGCACTCGGTGCGGGGCACGAGGTCGCGGGCCAGCAGGGCGTAGCGCTCGTCGGTGGAGTTGTCCCACTCCGACCCGGTCTCGATGGGCGGCGGCGGCACGTCGTAGGACCTGCGCCACTGCATGAAGCGCTCGTTGCCGTACTCCTCGAGCGTGGCCTTCTTGTCCTTGCCCTGCAGCGCGCCGTAGTGGCGCTCGTTGAGCCGCCAGTGCCGCTTCACCGGGATCCAGGAGCGCTCGCAGGCCTCGAGCGCGAGGTTGCTGGTGCGGATCGCGCGAGCCAGCAGGCTCGTGTGCAGGACGGTCGGGAGCAGCCCCGACTCCTTGAGCTGCAGGCCACCGAGGCGGGCCTGCTCGACACCGAGCTCGGTGAGGTCGACGTCGACCCAGCCGGTGAAGAGGTTGAGCTTGTTCCACTCGCTCTCGCCGTGGCGGAGCAGCACGAGGGTTGCCATGCCCACGATCCTGTCAGGCGCGGTGTCGCGACCTGCAGGACACCTTCCCGTCGGCGCGCGTGGCTACGGTGCCCGGGCTCGCCCCCCCGCGGATTGGGTGGCTTTCGTCGGCGCGTCCCCACCCGCCACGCCGAGGAAAGCCACCCAATCCCCCTTGAGAGGGGGTCGGCGGGTCGGTCAGCGGCGGGGGTCGCGGCGGGGGGACCAATCGGGGGTGCCGGCGGGGCGGCGGCCGGCGCCGTCCGCGAGCACCTTGGCCCGCAGCGCCTCGTCAGCGGGATCGCCACCAGGGCCGGCGGCGGTGAGCCTGGTCCCGTAGGCCAGCCGCAGCAGGGCCTCCTGCTCGTCCTCGAGCACCTGCAGCACCTCGCCGAGCACCCGGTCGACGGACTCGACCGTCACCGCGGCGAGCGACCCGGTGAGGAAGACGTCGCCGACGTCGTCGAGGGCGAAGTGCACGTCGCGCATCCGCAGCGACCGGCCCAGCAGGTGGCGGTGCAGCGCAGCCAGGTCGGGGCAGCCGGCGGGCACGACGTGCATGACGAAGGCCTCGACCGCGACGGCCTGCTCGCCGGCGATGAGCCAGACCAGCGTGCGCGCCCGCCGGCGACCGTGCAGGGTCACGAGGTAGGCGCCGGCTTCGACGCGCTCGAGCTCGCAGCCGAGGGCGTGCAGGACGTCGAGCAGCTCGCCGTCCGCGCGCCAGACGGGCTCGGGGACGCTCACGGACGGTCGGGGTCGGCGAAGCGGGCGAAGGCGGCCAGGTTGGCCGTGGACTCGCCGCGCTTCTGCCGCCACTCCCACTCGCGACGGATCGACGAGGCGAAGCCGATCTCGAGCAGCGGGTCGAAGGCCTCGTCGGCGTAGGTGAGGACCGACCCGAGCAGCCGGTCGACCTCCTCCGGCGACACCGACGCGAGCGGCAGCCGACCGACGAGGTAGACGTCACCGGCCTTGTCCAGCGCAAAGGCCACGGCGTACATGCGTGCGTTGCGGCGCAGCAGGAACCGCTGGAACTCCTCGTGGTTCTCGTCGGGCTTGCGGCAGACGAAGGCCTCGACGAGCAGCGAGTGCTGGCCGACGACGAGCCAGGCGTTGGTGGCGAGCTTGTGGGTGCCGGGCAGCTTGACGAAGAACTGGCCGGGCGCGGGCGCGTGCCAGTCGAGCTCGGAGTCGGCGAGGGCCTTCTCGATGACGGCGGCGGCGTCGGCCTCGGGGCTCATGGCGCCATCCTGTCAGCGCGAGACGGCGAGCCGCACCTCATGGAGGTCGACCGCGGCGTCGACGTAGGTCTGCAGCAGCCCGTCGGCGGTGGCGTCCCAGGAGAACCGCGAGGCGTGGGCGCGGGCACCGAGCGACAGCGCGGGCCGGCGGTGCAGGGCCGACAGCAGCGCGTCGGACCAGTCGTCGGTGCCGTGCCCGGGCACGAGCAGGCCGGAGACCCCGTGGCGGACGGTGGTGCGCAGTCCGCCGACGTCGGTCGCGACGACCGGTGTCCCGCAGGCCTGCGCCTCCAGGGCCACGAGCCCGAACGACTCGTTGTGGGAGGGGACCGCGACGAGGTCGGCGGCGACGTACCAGTCCCGGAGGCGCTCGGGGGTCGACGGCTGCTCGAACCGGACCGGCAGGCCGAGCTCGGCGGCGAGGTGCTGCAGGGCGAGGGGCTCGGCGAGCCCGCTGCCGCTGGGGCCCCCGACGACCGCCACCTGGACGGGGAGGTCGGGGCACTGCTCGCGCAGCCGCGCCGCGGCCCGGAGCAGCACGTCGGGCGCCTTCAGCGGCTGGATGCGCCCGACGAACAGCAGCAGGACAGCATCAGGGGGTACGCCGAGAGAGGCCCGCGACAGGGTCGCCTCGCCGGGACGGAAGTGCTCGAGGTCGACACCGGGCGCGACGGTGACGACGCGGTCGACCTCGGCGTCGTAGAGCTCGACGAGGTCACGGGCCTCGTCGGCGGTGTTGGCGATGAGCCGGTCCGCGGCGGCGACGACCTGCTGCTCGCCGACGACGCGGCGCAGCGGCTCCGGGGTGTCGCCGTCGGCGAGCATCCGGTTCTTCACCTTGGCCAGCGTGTGGGCGGTGTGGACGAGCGGGGTGCCCCACCGCTCGGCGGCGAGCCAGCCGACCTGGCCGGACAGCCAGTAGTGGGAGTGGACGACGTCGTACCAGCCGGGCTCGTGCTGGGCCTCGGCCCGCAGCACGCCCGAGGTCAGCGCGCACAGCTGCGCGGGCAGGTCGTCCTTGGACAGGCCCTCGAACGGCCCCGCAGTGAGGTGGCGGACCGTGACGCCGGGGGCCAGCTCGACCACGGGCGGCAGGTCGCTGGAGGTGGCGCGGGTGAAGATCTCGACCTCGACGCCGCGGGCCGCGAGCCGCTTGGAGGTCTCGACGACGTAGACGTTGAGCCCGCCCGCGTCGCCGGTGCCGGGCTGCTCGAGCGGGGAGGTGTGGACCGACAGCACCGCGGCGCGGCGCGGCGGGTCGGTGCGCAGAACGGGCGGGGTCATGCGCCGGTCCACCTCACTGGTCAGGGTGCTGTCAGGGCACATCCTGCCCCAGGACGCTCAACGTCCGCCTCCCGTGCAGACTTCCCGCATGCGCACCGCACTTGTGACAGGGGCCTCCAGCGGCATCGGGGAGGCCACCGCCCGCCGGCTGGCCGCCGACGGGTGGCAGGTCGTCGCGGCCGCGCGGCGGCTCGACCGGCTGGGCCAGCTCGCGGCCTCCTGCTCCGGCGTACGCCCTGTGGCTCTCGACGTCACCGACCCCGCCTCGGTCGAGGCCCTCGTCGACGCGGTGCCGTCGCTGGACCTGCTGGTGGCCAACGCGGGCGGGGCCTTCGGGCACGGGTCGATCGCGACGGTGGACGTGGAGCGCTGGGCGAGGACGTACGACGTGAACGTGCTCGGGACGGTCCGGACCGTCCAGGCGGTGCTGCCGCAGCTGACGGCGTCGCGGGGGCAGGTCGTGCTGACGGGGTCGACGGCGGGGCGGTGGGTCTACGAAGACGGGGCGTCCTACGTCGCGGCCAAGCACGCGCTCGCGGCGGTGCGCGACACGCTGCGACTCGAGCTCGTCGAGGCCGGGATCCGGGTGTCGGAGGTCGCGCCGGGGATGGTGGCGACCGAGGAGTTCTCGCTCGTGCGCTTCGACGGCGACGCCGCGCGGGCGGCCGCGGTCTACGCCGGGGTGGAGGCGCTGACCGCCGAGGACGTCGCTGACTGCATCGCGTGGGTGGCGTCTCGGCCGGCGCACGTCAACGTGGACCTGCTGACCGTGACGCCGCAGCAGCAGGCGGGGGTGGGGAAGGTGGTGCGGAGATGATCATTATCTCGCTCCCCGGACAACTCGGTGCAACTCGGGCTACACCCGGGGCCTCCTCGTGCCGATCATGGTCGCGGGAAGGGGTGTGGCGTGGATCACTCAGATCGACTTGCAGGATGGGCGGCAGGTGCCGCCGCGGCGCTCTCGCTGCTCGCGTTCGGCGCAGCCGCGGTCATGCAGCAGCAGGACGCCGTCGACTACCGGCTGTCGATGGACATGCTGGCGTTCTACACCGGTGAGGGCGTCGTCGCGGCGCTGGGCCTGCTGAGCATCCCGACGCTGCGCGCGCGGGTCGCCTTCGTGGCGAAGCACTCGACCGCGATCACCTTCTGGATGCTGGTGCTCAACTTGTCGTGCGCGAGCGGCTTCGTCAGTTACGGCGGGGGCGTGAGCGGCCCGTTCTGGGTCCTGCTCGTGCCGATCATGGTCTTCGCCGGCGTCACCCTGCCCCGCGTGCTCGGCGGCCTGATCGGCGGCGCCGCCATCGCCGGCATCGTGCTCGGCGACTGGCAGGCCACCCGCTTCGGCAGCACCGACACGCTGCCCCAGCTCGTGCTGGTCGGTCTCGTGCTGGCCGTGCTGCCGCTGTTCGTCGGGGAGGTCACGGCGATGCTGGCCCGCGTCAGCGCGGCCGCGAAGACCGACCGCGACGCGCTGCAGGCCCGCGTGCAGGAGCTGTCCACCGCGCTGGAGGCGACCGCGCGGGGCGACCTCACCCAGGACCCGGGCCGCCACGTCGTCATCGACGCGACCGCCTCCTACGCCGAGCCGCTCCAGCTGCTCACCGCCTCCCTCGGCTCCACGGTCGGCAACCTGCGCGGCCTCGTCGACGCGGTCCGCGGCGGTGGCGAGTCGCTCGCGACCAGTGCCGCCGAGCTGCTCGCGACCGCCGAGGAGACCGCCGCCGGCGCCACCCAGCAGTCGTCAGCGGTGAGCGAGACGTCCACGACCATCGCCGAGCTGGCCGCCACCGCGGCCTCCATCGCCGACACCGCCGGGGCCGTCGCGGCGGCCGCCGAGCGGACCCTCCAGCTCGTCCAAGAGGGCTCGCAAGCCGTCGAGCAGTCGGTCGCCTCGATGGACCGCATCGCCGGCCGTGTCGAGGACATCGCCACCCGCTCGGTCGAGCTCGGCGAGCAGTCGCAGGAGATCGGCCGCATCCTCGGCGTCATCGACGACCTGTCCGACCAGACCAACCTGCTCGCCCTCAACGCCGCGATCGAGGCGGCCCGTGCCGGCGAGCACGGCCGCGGCTTCGCCGTCGTCGCCGCCGAGGTCCGCAAGCTCGCCGAGCGCGCGCAGGAGTCGACCGGCCAGATCCAGCAGATCGTCGACCGCATCCAGGCCGGCACGTCGGCGGCGATCAGCGCCTCGGCGGAGGGCGCGGCCGAGGCCCGCACCGGCGTCGAGCTCGCCCGCGGCGCGGTCGCCTCCCTCAGCCGGATCACCGGCATCGTCGACGAGACGACCACCGCCGCGAAGGAGATCTCCATCGCGACCCAGCAGCAGCGCAGCGCCTCCGAGCAGGTCGTCGCCGCGATGAACCAGGTCAGCGACGTCTCCCGCCAGTACGCCGTCGGCTCCAAGC
This window encodes:
- a CDS encoding class I SAM-dependent methyltransferase is translated as MTQPGSPTAFEAVVDDYDAARPTYPDKVYDEILGLAGGDVLELGTGTGLATPGLLSRAASVVGSDLGPRMLGRAVTKLGIPAVVARAEALSFADASFDVVTGAQMWHWVSLDTAVPEVLRVLRPGGHLAVWWNEAAATGQAWFDAQEALIEAANPAYRRGYRVRDRGAELVAAGWPGPVTRWATSWERQLDVPLYLRWLRSKSYVQEARDTEALVAAVEAVLVEQFPDGVVTEPFDLTLWVAARS
- a CDS encoding ATP-binding protein; amino-acid sequence: MLITGIVLGVLLGVVLGLALARARSRAALPAVPAPPVPSGPSSSEVIDALPVAVAVLDSADEVVVANPTAIELGVVRDSRIPVAELRRMVRETRADGVAREAVVELAAHRLGRVPEAVRVRLAPVGADGHVALLVEDVTEARRVEAVRRDFVANVSHELKTPVGAMSLLAEALSDASGDPEAVRRFAGRVTVEAGRLGRLVQELIDLSRLQGADPLPEATSVSVDLVVAEAVDRCRTAASAKGIEVVRGGDPGLAVLGSESQLVTAVGNLIDNAVAYSPERTRVAVGVRGRAGEVEVSVTDQGIGIAEKDLERVFERFYRADPARSRATGGTGLGLAIVKHVATNHGGEVSVWSVEGSGSTFTLRLPAAATKEALA
- a CDS encoding response regulator transcription factor, whose amino-acid sequence is MTRVLVVEDEESISDPLSYLLKQEGFEVVVAPTGPEALAEFDRGGADIVLLDLMLPGLSGTEVCRQLRAVSSVPVIMLTARDSEVDKVVGLELGADDYVTKPFSSRELVARVRAVLRRRGAGTDTADASTALEAGPVRMDVDRHVVTVRGSEVAMPLKEFELLELLLRNAGRVLTRGTLIDRVWGADYVGDTKTLDVHVKRLRAKVEADPGTPRHLVTVRGLGYKFEA
- a CDS encoding sugar phosphate isomerase/epimerase — its product is MTRPDAPLPTVPPARVALATASVYPESTAAAFEMAAHLGYDGVEVMVWTDPVSQDPTALRRLSDYHGVKILALHAPCLVITQRVWGTDPWAKLVKAKDVAEELGAETVVVHPPFRWQREYARQFVGGIQEMRNETDVHFAVENMFPLRARGREVTPYAPDWDPTTEDFPHFTLDLSHTSVSQSDALAMADLMGDRLQHVHIADGNGSARDEHLVPGRGTQPCAQLLEGLAERDFDGLVVVEINTRRCEDRAEREADLAEALAFTRLNLSAPAVDAGDAVAWKR
- a CDS encoding Ppx/GppA phosphatase family protein, coding for MRLGVLDVGSNTVHLLVVDAHQGGHPDPVRSHKSELRLAELLRPDGSLGDHGTEVLVDAVDLARTEAEAEGVEDLVAFATSAVRDATDSAEVLATVRAETGVDLLVLPGEDEARLTFLAVRRWFGWSAGRLLCLDIGGGSLELAGGIDEEPDVAVSLPLGAGRLTRDLLPGDPPTRKDLAAARDHVRESLRAQAPRLLAAGPPDRGVVTSKTFRSLARLDGAAPSAHGPRVRRRLSRDGLSGIVDRLSVTPAGDRVLLPGVSAGRAHQLLAGALVAHEALVALDLAVVEVCPWALREGVILRRLDWLAGG
- the phoU gene encoding phosphate signaling complex protein PhoU; amino-acid sequence: MRDAYHDELDAISASLVEMARMAGSAMSKATTALLDADLQLAEMVITADEQIDELYRATEERAFDVMARQQPVASDLRMLVTSLRMVADLERMGDLALHVAKIARRRYPASAVPPELRETVLRMGHAAEEIVAKAGTVIARRDVDMAAELEADDDVMDSLHRKLFETILHDDWPGGIEAAIDITLAGRYYERFADHAVSVARRVVYLVTGERVTS
- a CDS encoding haloalkane dehalogenase; protein product: MDVVSTPALGPFSSYPWEARFAQTSDGLTMGYVDEGDGPVVLMLHGEPSWGYLYRGMVQPLLDAGCRVVIPDLIGFGRSDKPTSMEDYTYARHVEWTRSVLFDALDLRDVTLVCQDWGGLIGLRLVGEHPARFAAVVAANTGLPDGTRRLPDAWWQFHDFVVRTPDLPIGFLVASGCADGLSPEDQAAYEAPFPTPESKAGARAFPGLIPQTLEDPATPANQASWEGLAAFDKPFVCAFSDRDPITAGAEKGLIGRIAGTAGQEHVVITGGGHFLQEDRPAELAAVVARVALAPR